From the genome of Leishmania infantum JPCM5 genome chromosome 4:
GTACTACACGACGCCGCGTGCGCCCGCCACGATTGCGTCGGGTATCACAAAGCAGATGCGCggaaaggggtggggtggagtgGGTGGCTGGGTGGGGACTGCTCGTAGCGGCGGGCACATACACGGTCAGACGCGACTGCCGGGGCGCGCGCGAAGAACATCGTCTGCAGCAccgaacgccgccgccgcggcagcgcgcggccTTTGCGACATGCAATAGAGGGGCCACAGAAGACCGTTGCAGAGCGCtggcacggctgccgcccGCCCCGGCGACGTCCGCACCAGGGACGTGGCGTGGTGCAGATCATCGAGGTTCACGAGGATGAGACGGTGCGCCGCGCTCTCGCCACCGCGACCGGCGCTTTGGTTGGCGGCGGGCCCACCCCCACCGCCCGGCGATGCCCGAGCCGTCGATCCTTGCGAATCGCCCGTgatccgccgcggcgcgcccGTGTCGctcgcctcgccgccggtgTCTCGGGTGCGGTGCACGGCGCTGTAGTCGATGTCCATGAGCAGCAGTCCCACGGAATCGGTCGTTGCCACGACGCACGttcgcagcgcctcctcgtagCGGGAGAGGGCGTGCGGTGTGAGGCAGGATGACGTCCCGGCGAAGGGTGCGGGTGCCAAGGCGCTGATGTCCGTTAGCCGAAACACCGCCCAATGCGCCGCCCAGTTGTGGgtgagcgctgccgctcgctgTCGCTTCGAGTTCGCCGACGGCGGGCGACCGACTCGGCGCCGCCCCTTCTGCGGGCCCAGCCGCGCGTTACTCGGGGCGTGTGGGGACACGTAGTCGGCTAGGTGCTGCTCCCTCAAGAGGGTGCCCAGCTGCCGACTCGTGAGCGGGACGCGCTCCAGCGGCCGCAGGAGGACCCTCTCGACACTCGACCGCAGCGTCtgcacgacgacgaagaggtcatcctccggcggcggcacgtaCACATCGACGATGtcgtggccgccggcgcagtcGACAGAGGAGGACGGGATGCCAAGGCGCACgggccgccgacgccagaCGACATCGCCTACACCGACTGCAAAACGGTAATCGCCGTTGTAGCGCTGGAACCGATAGCCTGTCGCCGGTGACGCTGCAAGGCGGCGGTTGAGCAGCACGGCATCGGCGTAGGGTACCACGTGGCCTTCGGCCACGGCCTGTCGCTCCAGCTTAGCGTCGTAGTCCTCGCCGTAGGTCCACGCGAGCAGCGACGTGCCGGGCGGGATGTCGGTGGTAGCCAGGAAGAAGGGGACCGTCACGAAGAAACTGCGTTCTTCGAGAAAAAGACacggcgcgcggcggcgcggcggccgtcgctTGGGCTTCGCGTACAGGGCGGCGAGACGGTcgtccaccgcagcggcaggcacggcagcagcgccactggCCACCGCGACGGGGGGAGGCGGCCCCTTCTTAGCCCTCTGCACGCGACGTCGATGGTAGGGCCGCTTCGCTGTTGCGGCACGCACCACCTGCACCCGCTCCTCGGCCGTCAGGGACGGCGATGCATCCACGCCAGCGGACTTTGTGATAACCCTCTCACCCGCGCTCTTCAGCTCCTCCGGGCCACCAGCAGGGGCCGCCACCGTCCCCTGTGCGCTGGCGAATTCGCTGGGCACAGACAGTATCACCGAGCACAGCTCCACGTTGCCAAACCGGGACGCGTTGTAGCGGTGATTGATGTAGCGGGTGAGGCCCTGGCCGAAGCACACGCCGTGGCGCCCGAGCCCCAGCGCGTAGGTGTCGTCCGTGACGAAGGATAgatcgtcctcctcctcctccccccctgGATGCGTCTGTGCCTCATGCTGGGCGGTGGTCTTGGTGTGGGCCACTGCGTTGTCACCGCGCAACGCACGCTCGCTAACGAGCCGCTCCACCTTGCGCGTCGCCACGGCGGGGCCGCAGTACAACAGGCACGTGCCGTAGGGCAGCCAGGCGGAGGCGACAACGCCCTTCTGATTATCTCCCAGCTCCGGCGCCGGGGCGAGGGAGACCAGCGTGAAAGGAAAGGCGGCCTCCGCGACGTGGCTCgcatgccgccgccccacgcCGTGGTAGTAGGCCAGGTGGGCCGGCCACTCGGGGAAGCGCTTGACACCCGTGTACACGTTACCGATCAGGTCCTCTTGGCCGGCGGTGGCCTCCTtcatgccaccgccgccctcggcggcagtgcacgGGGCCGTGACACCATCAGGACACCCGCACTTTTTGTTTAACTCGCTATAGCAGCGCCGGTACCACGAGACCTCGTCAAGGCAGCGGTAGTACGACTCCAGCGATACGTAGatctcctcgccctcctccaacCGCGTGGTACACACCACTGCCATCAACGACGCCCGGGGGTACGGGTTTGGTGGCACTGATGTACTAGACGTgcgatgcgtgtgtggcttTCCCTCTTCACCTTCGCCTTCCTTCGGCTTCACGGCCGCCGTGTCGGTGGCCATCCTTCCGGCGCTGCCATCGTTACTATCAGAGGCTGCCCTGCCCGGCAGACCGTAGTGAAGGGCAATGCAGCGCGCGTTGGGGCGCAGGTACGGCTCCGTCACGCGCGGCAGCTTGCGGAACTGCGGGTATAGCGGAGGCTGTGCTGGTGTGCCAGGCACCGCCGTtgcggccgcggctgccgcgtcctccccggcagcgccggtgtcGTGTGCGTACGTCTTCCACGCCGCATCgagtcggtgctgctcgacggCATACAGCACCTCGGCCCGGTCAATCAGCTCGCTGAACACGGCAtcgccctccaccgccagcacGGAGTGCCGCAGAAATGCCCGCTGAACTTTCACGGGCTCGCCAAAGCCGTGGTgcgagtggcggcggtgcatgGGCTGGAAGGTGTAGCCGGTTGCCGTCGCTGACGCCGATGATGACGAGGGTGGGGAGAAAGGGGTAGCGTAGGAGGCGCTTGCGGCGAGGTGCGAGCTCGATGGAGGCGCCTTGCGAACTCCAATCATGCAGATACCCCTCccgcgtcgctgcgcctgctccacctcAGCGTCGGAGAGGCCAAGGTAAGCCTTGATGAAGGCGCCGTAGCGTTGCGTGTGGAAAGTCACGCGCGTCTGACGCGGACGCGGAAGTGCGGCGAAGGGAGGCGGGTGAGGGTGGGGCCAGCACTCCGGCTGCCATGGCCTCTCTGTTGCTGGTGTGGTGCCTGAGCGGCTCGGCGGCTGTTGAGCCTCTCTTCTGAACCCTTCCACTGGCTGCTCTGATACCACCGGCGACTCGCTCGAGTCGGCGAtgccgtcttcctcctccaaGTCCTCGGTGCACTCCGGCACGTActgcgactgctgcgcaTGGTGGTCATCGGCTCGGCCCACCCGCACCTCGCCAGGCACATCTACGTCGTTGTCGCGGCTAGCCCCTTCGTCTTCCTGGTCGCTGGGAGAGGCAacatcgtcgccgtcgccgcgggaGCCGGCGGCCGTCGCAGACGCGTTGGCGGACGAGGGCGTcacaccaccacgaccactgCGGCCATTAGGCGACGCAGCGTCGGCCTGCGACGTGTAGAGGGCGAAGAAGTCGTCCCCGAGCTCCTGCGCTTGCCTCGTCTCCCACAGGTCAACGTCCGCGTTGTCGCGGTGTCGAAGGTGGTCATGGCCGCTGCCCTGCGGCGAAGAGGCGACGGGAAACCTGGAGAGTGACGGCCCTGGAGTGGGCCGACTCTTCCCAAGATGGCCTGCCTGCGCCGTCCGTGCGTCTTCCAGCACCGTGCGGAgttcgtcgccgtcgtcatcggcAGGCCCATTAGCGTTCCAGGGCATCTGTGCCAGTTGACCAGACACGACGCCACTGCTATGGCGCTGCGACATGCGATGCGGAGacgagagggaaggagggagggaggtagtgcgcggggcgggggtggtgaGGGCGGCTTGCATCTATGAACGTGAAAGAATGTCTGAgggtgcgcgcgcttgtgtgccaTGCAGGATAGGACCACTGAGGAAGGCGTGGCGCACTGTCACAGGCGATGCTACCGCGTGAATCGCAGGCCTCGACGGAGGATATCCCCGCGGGCGTTTGGGTATGGCGGTGTGGCTGCGTATGCGCGTAGAAGAATAGAGAAGAGCAGGAGAGCGGTGGTCGATGAGATGATGGGGCgggaagggaagggcgaGAGCACAACGGAGGCCACCGGTGCGtgcaccccttcccctcctcgtaaacacgcacgcacgtacgcacacCTGCGCACCGGCCGAGTCTCCGCATCCCTTACACGGGATGCAAGAAGTGAGAATGTCTATATAAGGCGAAGGGGAACAAATCCAATCAGCCACCACTACGAAGTCCACGGcgtgcacagagagagcgccaCCTCCCCCaacccccacacacgcgcgcgtgcccaGGCAACGACTCGACAGCAACACAGCCCTACTGCGACTTTGGCAGTCGAGTAACGGAACGGCAGGTAAGACAGAGCGATCGATGGCTGCGTGTGCGATCCAGGGAGGAGCTTCACCATGGCATCCTTTTCCTACTCGTCGTCGAGGAACATCGACGTTtgccgcgccgacgccgccgacggagaCGGGCTGGCTTGTGAGCCGCTACCGCCTGCCTCCTTGCTGACAGCCAAGTTGCTGAAGCCGCGGCCTGCACGGTTGCGGCGGTCGAGGCTCAGACTCGCTCcgtcctgctgcagcagctccacttCGCGCTTGATGCGGTAGCGCTTGATGTCTGATTTGCTGTACTTGTCCGGGTCCATGCCGTGCTTCTCGAACTCGACCAAAAGGTACTCGCGCAGGTAATCCTCCAGGCTCTCCTCAGCGGTGGGGGCCCGAACATGGTAGCTCAGCTTGCGCAGGCATTCCGCCATGGCCTTGCAGCGCTCGGCCACAGACACGGCCGAGGAGGGCGTTGCCGCCTCTTGCTGATCCTTCAGCGCAGTCCTGTCCACCTCttccacacgcgcgctcttcttctttggctcctctgcgtcgtcatcatcgtcgtcgtcatcgtcgtccgAGTCGAAGTCTTCATCGTCGGAGTCGGATgctgcatcctcctcctcgtcttctccCGAATCGCCCTCGTCAGAGTCGTCTTCGTCTGATGCGTTGCTGCCATCGTCATCCTCTTCACTGGCGTCGCCGttcgccgtcaccgctgtggcagccttctccttctcgaTCATGAGCTTCATCACGGTGTCACCGATAAACGTCGAGCGACTTGCCACGTACGCCTCCGGGTACGTGTCACCGTACTTGGCGAGCAGAAGCttctgcaccaccgccgctggcagcgtCTTGTTGACTGGCAGACGACTCACCATGACGCGAAGCAGCTCCGTGAGCTTCTCATCTAGCGCGGCGTCCGAGGACATCGGCCTTTcgctctcacacacacgcacacagagggggaagggaagcgAAATATCGAGAGCACGCCCGACTCACAGGCGAAGGGGAGGCAAAGGACAAGACACGGCGTCGCCCCGATACGCTCCtgtacagcagcagctgggcAGATGGCCAggtgggcggtggcggaggagaaggaccGATTCGAaccgcttgtgtgtgtgcgactCGTCGTGTATCTGCCGCTCTCTTACTCTGTGAAAACGGAATggctgcctgtgcgcgtgcgtgtgggtgagGGTGGGCTGGCGCATGTGCCAACGCGGAGCAGGAAGGGTAACGTGGGAAGGGGCAAATGACGTACAGTATGGTGCTGAGAGCGAAggacaggcacacacacagagggagacgTCCTCGTCATGTGAGGAGCGCACGTGAGAGCAGGGCGAGCGGTCGCCACGCTTCGGATGGAGGCGCAGATGttgtggcgtgtgtgtgtgtgtgtgtgtgtaggcagcaccagcacttCGGAAGACAGAAGCAGAGGCAGGAAAGCGGAAGAGCcgcgaggcggagagaagaagcggcggcgggcgcgccGGCTCACACGCCGCCTGCTCTCCGGCCgtgccctctctctgcagaagaggaggagaaggtgggggcggctgcggctgcgactgTAGCACTGCAATCCAGCTGCATGTCGggcccgcgccgccgtgggcGACGTTGCCTCCATCGGCAAGCATCGTCAAGAGGCCTGTTCGAGCAACACAAAAGAGCAACGAAGACGCAGTACGCTgagaagcgcacacgcacgcgcaggagAGCGAAGGAAAGTGGAGCcgacacgctgctgcgccccccctccgccccagCGGTCACAAGACTAAGCACGCCGACACCACAGCGGCCCACACTTGTGCGCGGAGCTGGGTGCGCCTCACAACGCCTTCTTCGTAGAGCACAGCGTGTTCTATTTGAACAGCGACGCCACATcagccggcagcggcggcgtcgcgggtGCTTGATGTCCATTCGCAAACATGCTAGcaacgctgctgcctctTGTGTCGGCTTCGGCgacgcctctgctgccgttccacgccagcgcagcggctgcctcAGAGCCCGGCTCGTGCGCGGTGACACGCGGGGGCGACGACGTTGCCGTCCTGtaagccgccgccgccgccatgggCGCGGTGGGGAACCCGGgaccgccactgccgcgcacCGTCGAAGGCGACGAGGTGGAACCGAAGAGGGCTGTCAGCGGCGAAGAGATTGGGGCACTCGACGTTgtcggcgcagccgcagcttcAGTGGGCTGCAGAAAGCTCCAGTGCTGCTTCGTTGGCGCCTCGCCACCTGCGGAGGCGAAGACATTCGGCGATGATGACTTCCACGCCGAGGCAGAACCACGGTCGTTGGTGCTCGCGGAGTCGCGGAACTCGAGTGGGGCGGCCGCGCTGTTGGCGCGTGCCCCTGCCCGCGTCGGCAGCCCACCGTCCACCTCGTCCCTGCCGCCTTCGCTGTGAGACCGCTGCACCTGGTCGCCGAGTATCCCATGCTTCGTGTagctcggcggcagcgacggcgcagccgaGTCCGCTGTCGCCAGCCGCGCGCTGAGCTCCTTCATTCTGTGCCGCAGCGAGTTGACGAGCAGGTCTTTGCGGGTGATCATGCCCGCCACAGTGTCACCGTCGACGACAACCATGTGCCGCAAGCCCATCATGCGGAAGGTCTGGTACGTCATCTGCAAGTTGAAGAAGGGCGGGATCACCCATGGGCTGCGGTTCACGATAAGGGAGAGGTCGAGGACGGGCGGCAGGCGGTTTTCGCTGATTAAGGAGTCGTTCTCGGCCCTCACCTCCGCCCCGCCCGGGATACCGTCGGGCATGTGCGTCCGAACCCACTCGTAGCGGTCCGAGGTTCGAAAGAAAAGGCGACTCTTCTGCCACGTCCACTGCGTCCAGGAGAGGTGGCGGATGGCCTGCACGCACggcgcgaggcggccgccaaAGCCGTCGCTGTCTTTGGCTgtcagcggcaccgcggtCATCGGCGATGTCGTCGACAGCGACTCGCTGTACTCCTGCAGCTGGGGAAGGGTGAAGTACACCTGAAGATCCTCGCGAGTGACGAGGCCGACAAACTTGTAGCGCAcctgcgtcgctgccgacgctgtTGTGGATGTGTTCATCGCAGATcgaggcgccagcgcaccaGCCGGGGCGACAGGGGGGGCGCTGGCTTCACCGGACCCGCGCTTCGTGCCGTCCTGCTGGCGCAGTGCGAATGCGCTGGCTGACCCTCTTCGCGGGGACGTCGCTTTttcgtcatcgccgtcggcggcggcatcgtcgatCGGAACGGCCTCTACAACAGGGAAGGCGTGGTGTGTGCTGTCGCGCAGAGCggccagcaccacctccgtaCGCTcgcgcatccgcagcgtCACCACCTCAGACGCCATGACGTCGGCCGCCGTCAGCTGCTCGAACTCCGGCTTCACGATGTTTGGTGGCAGGTAGGGGACGCTGTCCATGAGCAGCATTTGATGGTACAGGGGCTCGCACAACCAGTCCGCCGTCGTCTTGGACATGACGATCGCCACCATGACAGGCAGCAGGTagtgcagctccgccgacAGCTCGACCATGATGACGCAGATGGCCATCGACATACGCGAGGTGCCGGCGAGgaaggcgccggcgccgatgagGGCGAAGACACCGGGGTCCATCCACGCATCTGCCGCCGCGTAGCCGCGCGGCACGCCAGGGATCTTCGCGACGCCGATATGGAACATGAGCAGACCGAACAGGCGGCCAAAGACGGCGCCAAGCACGAGGCTGGGCACGACAAGACCACCCGACACGGACGTGCCGCTGGCCatgca
Proteins encoded in this window:
- a CDS encoding putative chloride channel protein, whose amino-acid sequence is MQLSPDDFEGAVARPPLHYRQSWLEWFWRALCETANPNTMHTEYLTPAELEKQASFESLDYYKPYPDMYVEYLRESQEGRRHQYAQGDAAAASPAADVNGGISHETDSGSAGRTRYSVSYPLGSMAESFARLQMDTAERHVTLRWLLHVLIALSVGVVATVVSYAVDILEKYRAEVLYGIMASQRHRSIGNLQGLLYTVIGSVVLVAIAAGVVVYFEPAASGGGIPDVMAYLNGVHLRKAMNLRTFIAKAISCICAVAGGLPVGLEAPLIHLGAITGAGVTQGRSRTLGFQTSMFQAFRNNKDRRDFITAGAACGVSVAFGAPIGGLLFVMEEVSSFWDQSSNGQIFLATMLCFTFSTIINSIVEGRRLLGWVSNAAAVLFEVNITIPLNLVSIIPSLFLGIVMGSLAAFFTKANLILIKWRRRVLRPYQFRRFLEPVVIGAVFSSCMYVLSLVSPCAELHDIGTVNETVQQWGTEGGWRLFNNTCTKPRTYSPLGTLNMASGKNTIRHLFSRQTAGEFPVMTLIVYFLIYFASACMASGTSVSGGLVVPSLVLGAVFGRLFGLLMFHIGVAKIPGVPRGYAAADAWMDPGVFALIGAGAFLAGTSRMSMAICVIMVELSAELHYLLPVMVAIVMSKTTADWLCEPLYHQMLLMDSVPYLPPNIVKPEFEQLTAADVMASEVVTLRMRERTEVVLAALRDSTHHAFPVVEAVPIDDAAADGDDEKATSPRRGSASAFALRQQDGTKRGSGEASAPPVAPAGALAPRSAMNTSTTASAATQVRYKFVGLVTREDLQVYFTLPQLQEYSESLSTTSPMTAVPLTAKDSDGFGGRLAPCVQAIRHLSWTQWTWQKSRLFFRTSDRYEWVRTHMPDGIPGGAEVRAENDSLISENRLPPVLDLSLIVNRSPWVIPPFFNLQMTYQTFRMMGLRHMVVVDGDTVAGMITRKDLLVNSLRHRMKELSARLATADSAAPSLPPSYTKHGILGDQVQRSHSEGGRDEVDGGLPTRAGARANSAAAPLEFRDSASTNDRGSASAWKSSSPNVFASAGGEAPTKQHWSFLQPTEAAAAPTTSSAPISSPLTALFGSTSSPSTVRGSGGPGFPTAPMAAAAAYRTATSSPPRVTAHEPGSEAAAALAWNGSRGVAEADTRGSSVASMFANGHQAPATPPLPADVASLFK